From Schizosaccharomyces pombe strain 972h- genome assembly, chromosome: II, the proteins below share one genomic window:
- the pat1 gene encoding serine/threonine protein kinase Ran1/Pat1, producing MMRENPELLLGQVLGDSLRFVSIIGAGAYGVVYKAEDIYDGTLYAVKALCKDGLNEKQKKLQARELALHARVSSHPYIITLHRVLETEDAIYVVLQYCPNGDLFTYITEKKVYQGNSHLIKTVFLQLISAVEHCHSVGIYHRDLKPENIMVGNDVNTVYLADFGLATTEPYSSDFGCGSLFYMSPECQREVKKLSSLSDMLPVTPEPIESQSSSFATAPNDVWALGIILINLCCKRNPWKRACSQTDGTYRSYVHNPSTLLSILPISRELNSLLNRIFDRNPKTRITLPELSTLVSNCKNLTRRLRPAPLVSSRYLAYQQQQQQQQMNLQQGIQGYPHQGYMPTQNIGFPWPPTPQFVSNWNHCATPTIPVSLQVLTPNSSLKVDPTTPLTAPIHATESFWPSAAAAAAAVHNNANSYMPITPTPYPNNAKIFGYPNQPPLTPIPFTGFVLHPAPVGRAADAVDPSRKSL from the coding sequence AAATCCAGAACTCCTTTTGGGTCAGGTCTTGGGTGATTCTTTACGATTTGTTTCTATCATCGGTGCCGGTGCTTATGGTGTCGTGTACAAAGCAGAAGACATTTACGACGGTACCTTGTATGCAGTAAAGGCTTTATGTAAGGATGGCTTAAATGAAAAGCAGAAGAAGTTACAAGCTCGCGAACTTGCCTTACATGCTCGTGTTTCTTCACATCCTTATATTATTACATTGCACCGCGTGTTAGAAACGGAAGACGCCATTTATGTCGTTCTCCAGTATTGTCCGAATGGCGACCTTTTTACTTACATCACGGAGAAAAAGGTATATCAAGGGAATAGtcatttaattaaaacCGTTTTTTTACAGCTTATTTCTGCTGTTGAACATTGTCACTCAGTTGGCATATATCATCGAGATCTTAAACCCGAAAACATTATGGTTGGAAATGATGTAAACACCGTATACTTAGCTGATTTTGGTCTGGCTACTACAGAACCCTATTCAAGTGACTTTGGATGTGGTAGTCTGTTTTACATGTCTCCAGAATGTCAACGGGAGGTGAAAAAACTTAGTTCGCTGTCAGATATGCTACCGGTAACTCCTGAACCTATAGAATCACAATCATCCAGCTTTGCTACAGCGCCAAATGACGTCTGGGCTCTGGGaattatattaattaatcTGTGTTGTAAGAGGAACCCTTGGAAGCGTGCATGTTCTCAAACTGATGGTACTTACCGTTCCTACGTTCACAATCCATCAACCCTTTTATCCATTTTACCCATCAGTAGAGAGCTCAATTCTCTACTCAATCGAATTTTTGATAGGAATCCCAAAACCCGAATCACATTACCCGAACTTTCCACGCTAGTATCAAACTGTAAGAACCTTACACGACGTTTACGACCTGCTCCCCTTGTTTCATCTCGTTATCTCGCATAccaacaacaacaacaacagcAACAAATGAATTTGCAACAAGGAATTCAAGGTTACCCTCATCAAGGCTATATGCCGACTCAAAACATTGGCTTTCCCTGGCCTCCGACTCCCCAGTTTGTAAGTAATTGGAATCATTGTGCTACTCCAACGATCCCTGTCTCCTTACAAGTCCTTACACCAAATTCTTCACTTAAAGTAGATCCGACTACACCTCTTACAGCACCTATTCATGCAACCGAATCATTCTGGCCTTCTGCCGCAGCGGCGGCAGCAGCTGTCCATAACAATGCTAACTCATATATGCCTATTACACCCACACCCTATCCGaataatgcaaaaattttcgGTTATCCTAATCAACCTCCGCTGACTCCCATACCTTTTACTGGATTCGTTTTGCATCCTGCACCAGTTGGTCGTGCTGCTGATGCCGTAGATCCATCTCGAAAATCGCTCTAA